The sequence TCAGGGACGACGACGAGCCGCAATGGCCGTCGGCCGAGGATCACGCGATCGCGCGCTCGATGCTCGACGCGTTCGGCCGGCTGCCGACGGAGCAGCGCAGCCTGCTGCTGCTCGTCGCCGTCGAGGGATTCAGCTATCAGGAAGTCGCCGAGCTGCTCGACATTCCGATCGGCACCGTGATGTCGCGGCTGTCGCGCGCGCGGCACGCATTGCGCGCGCTCGGCGACGGCGAGATTTCCGCTCCTTCGCTGCGTTTGATGAAATGAACATTCCGCCCGACGAACACGATCTTCACGCCTATGTCGACGGCCGGCTCGACGCCGATGCGCGCGCGGCCGTCGAGCGCTGGCTCGCGCTGCATCCGGCGCGCGCGGCGCAAATGCTCCGCTGGCGGCAGGATGCGCAGCAACTGCGCGCGGCGCTCGATTCGGCCGCGCTGCCCGCGCCGACTGCGACGCTCGATCCCGCCGCGCTGCGCGCGCGCCGCGCCGAACGGGCGCGCGCGCGGCTCGCGGTGGCGGCGTCGCTCGTGCTGTGCGTCGGGCTCGGCGCGATGGGCGGCTGGCAGGCGCACGGCTGGCGCAGCACGCCCGCCGCGCCGATGAGCGACGCCGTCGCCGCGTACAAGCTGATGGTCGTCGATCGCAGCGCGCGCGTCGACGTCGTGCAGAAGCGGCCGGGCGAGTTGCAGGCGTGGGTCGCGCGCGAGGTCGGCGCGTCGGTCCGGTTGCCGGACCTGAGCGGCGCGGGCTTCGCGCCCGTCGGCGGGCGTCTTTTCGCGACCGAGCGCGGCACGGCCGCGATGGTGCTGTACGAGGATGCGGCCGGGCGCACGCT comes from Burkholderia savannae and encodes:
- a CDS encoding RNA polymerase sigma factor; this translates as MPPADLDDQLRELLPRLRRFALWLTRDVHSADDLVQSTLERALSRWSTRRDDSALRSWLFTILYRQFVDATRRAKRYAWLLGRIRDDDEPQWPSAEDHAIARSMLDAFGRLPTEQRSLLLLVAVEGFSYQEVAELLDIPIGTVMSRLSRARHALRALGDGEISAPSLRLMK
- a CDS encoding anti-sigma factor family protein — protein: MNIPPDEHDLHAYVDGRLDADARAAVERWLALHPARAAQMLRWRQDAQQLRAALDSAALPAPTATLDPAALRARRAERARARLAVAASLVLCVGLGAMGGWQAHGWRSTPAAPMSDAVAAYKLMVVDRSARVDVVQKRPGELQAWVAREVGASVRLPDLSGAGFAPVGGRLFATERGTAAMVLYEDAAGRTLSFYVRPPESANRLLAAGERADGTLLARYGSVRGFNYAVVGRADSVGEAAVARALDAQT